The Brachyhypopomus gauderio isolate BG-103 chromosome 1, BGAUD_0.2, whole genome shotgun sequence genome includes a window with the following:
- the ddx19b gene encoding ATP-dependent RNA helicase DDX19B codes for MATDSWALAVDEQEAAAESISNLQLNENEGQPKSEENGAKRNGEGEKTEDDDKDDKAAQSLLNKLIRSNLVNTTNQVEVLQRDPNSPLYSVKSFEELRLKPQLLQGVYAMGFNRPSKIQENALPMMLAEPPQNLIAQSQSGTGKTAAFVLAMLSHVDPNNRWPQCLCVSPTYELALQTGKVIEQMGNFYPEVKLMYAIRGNKLEKGLKLQEQIVIGTPGTVLDWCQKLKFIDPKKIKVFVLDEADVMIATQGHLDQSIRIQRMLPKSCQMLLFSATFEESVWNFAKRIIPDPNIIKLKREEETLDTIKQYYVMCNSKEEKFQALCNIYGAITIAQAMIFCHTRKTAGWLAGELSKEGHQVALLSGEMQVEQRAAVIDRFRNGKEKVLVTTNVCARGIDVEQVSVVINFDLPVDKDGNPDNETYLHRIGRTGRFGKRGLAINMVDSKFSMNILNRIQDHFNKKIEKLDTDDLDEIEKIAN; via the exons ATGGCAACGGACTCTTGGGCCCTAGCTGTCGATGAACAAGAAGCTGCAGCCGAGTCG ATAAGCAACCTTCAGTTAAACGAAAATGAAGGCCAACCAAAATCAGAGGAAAATG GTGCTAAAAGAAATGGAGAGGGTGAGAAAACGGAGGACGATGACAAAG ACGACAAAGCAGCTCAGTCACTGTTGAATAAATTAATACGAAGCAATCTAGTGAACACAACCAATCAAGTAGAAGTTCTCCAGAGAGATCCAAACTCGCCCCTGTACTCTGTCAAGTCATTTGAGGAGCTGCGATT GAAACCCCAGCTACTTCAGGGTGTTTATGCCATGGGTTTCAACAGACCCTCCAAAATCCAAGAAAATGCCCTCCCCATGATGCTTGCTGAGCC cccacagaacctgatagctCAGTCTCAGTCAGGCACGGGTAAAACTGCTGCCTTTGTCCTCGCCATGCTCAGCCACGTGGACCCCAACAACAGATGGCCTCAG tgtctgtgtgtatcgCCCACATATGAGCTTGCCCTCCAAACAGGGAAGGTCATTGAGCAGATGGGGAATTTTTATCCTGAAGTCAAATTAATGTATGCAATCAGAGGAAACAAAT TGGAGAAGGGACTAAAGCTCCAGGAGCAGATTGTGATTGGCACCCCCGGCACTGTCCTGGACTGGTGTCAAAAGCTAAAGTTCATTGACCCCAAGAAGATCAAAGTGTTTGTGCTGGACGAGGCGGATGTGATGATCGCCACACAGGGTCATCTGGACCAGAGCATCCGCATCCAGAG AATGTTGCCCAAGTCCTGCCAGATGCTCTTGTTCTCCGCCACGTTTGAGGAGTCGGTGTGGAACTTCGCCAAGCGCATCATCCCCGACCCCAACATCATCAAGCTGAAGCGTGAGGAGGAGACGCTGGACACCATTAAGCAGTACTACGTGATGTGCAACAGCAAGGAGGAGAAGTTCCAGGCCCTGTGCAACATCTACGGTGCCATCACCATCGCGCAGGCCATGATCTTCTGCCAT ACCCGGAAAACGGCGGGGTGGCTGGCGGGAGAGCTGTCCAAGGAGGGTCACCAGGTGGCGCTACTGAGCGGAGAGATGCAGGTGGAACAGAGAGCTGCTGTTATTGACCGGTTCCGCAATGGCAAGGAAAAAGTCCTGGTCACCACAAACGTCTGTGCCAGAG GTATCGATGTGGAACAGGTTTCCGTGGTCATCAATTTTGATTTGCCCGTGGACAAAGATGGTAACCCAGACAACGAGACGTACTTGCACCGGATTGGACGCACAGGACGATTTGGCAAGAGAGGCCTTGCAATCAACATGGTGGACAGCAAGTTCAGCATGAACATACTGAACCGCATTCAAGACCATTTCA
- the camk2n1a gene encoding calcium/calmodulin-dependent protein kinase II inhibitor 2-like — protein MSEVLPYNEENMTHYSNDGDEEHLSFTCRLQDTNNFFSGNQNKRPPKLGQIGRSKRVEEDNDAEGMENNTDKSSPSA, from the exons ATGTCGGAGGTCTTGCCATACAACGAGGAAAATATGACTCATTACAGCAACGACGGGGACGAAGAACACCTTTCCTTCACCTGTCGCCTGCAAGACACCAACAACTTTTTCAGTGGTAACCAGAATAAGCGACCGCCAAAGCTTGGACAAATTGGGAGAAGCAAAAGAG TTGAAGAAGACAATGACGCTGAAGGAATGGAGAACAACACAGATAAGTCATCCCCATCGGCGTGA
- the LOC143501662 gene encoding trypsin-3 isoform X2: MATYILSWFLVVLTVFLANSGEDFIQSRIIGSYAATANSFKYTVSLQTSRAQHFCGGSLVHRSWVLTAARCNIGWTCLNLRVDHMMIVAGDHTLGVYEGTEQYSKPQSLIPHPHYDKSSSNADIMLIKLRAPIELSKYVSLAPLPKQNTGMLPGQVCWVSGWGSTSPGEGKMPLALHTINLPIISTAKCNGSKSFNGNITSNMICAGDSTGVKDTCQEDSGVPLECNGRVYGLVSWGNRCGDSMFPGVYTAVSRFRRWIDQTIYSSVRRCLKN, translated from the exons ATGGCAACATATATACTGTCTTGGTTCTTGGTGGTTTTGACTGTGTTTCTGGCCAACT CAGGTGAAGATTTCATCCAGAGCCGTATAATTGGCAGCTATGCGGCTACGGCAAATTCATTCAAATATACGGTGTCTTTGCAAACCTCCAGAGCCCAGCATTTCTGTGGCGGCTCCCTGGTGCACCGGTCCTGGGTGCTCACTGCCGCACGCTGTAATATAGG ATGGACATGTCTGAATCTCAGGGTGGACCACATGATGATAGTGGCTGGAGACCACACACTGGGTGTGTATGAAGGCACGGAGCAGTATTCTAAACCCCAGTCTCTCATTCCTCACCCACACTATGACAAGAGCTCCAGCAACGCTGACATCATGCTTATTAAG cTTCGGGCCCCCATAGAGCTCAGCAAATATGTCTCCCTGGCACCCCTCCCCAAACAGAACACCGGTATGCTACCTGGGCAGGTGTGCTGGGTGTCAGGGTGGGGCTCCACCAGCCCTGGTGAGGGTAAGATGCCCCTTGCCCTCCACACCATCAACCTGCCCATCATCTCCACAGCCAAGTGTAATGGCAGCAAGTCCTTTAATGGGAATATTACGTCCAACATGATCTGCGCTGGGGACAGTACTGGAGTCAAAGACACATGCCAG GAGGACTCAGGTGTTCCGCTGGAGTGTAACGGGCGGGTCTACGGCTTGGTCTCCTGGGGCAACAGGTGCGGAGACTCCATGTTTCCGGGAGTGTACACCGCTGTGTCCAGGTTCCGCAGGTGGATCGACCAGACCATCTACAGCTCTGTCAGACGATGCCTCAAGAACTGA